In one Methylobacterium sp. SyP6R genomic region, the following are encoded:
- a CDS encoding type II secretion system F family protein gives MPRFAYKAYAADGRSRAGRIEAETRQRAVALLRADGLQVYEIAQAAAGPAPFWRRDLFGRDRVNDAARVAFLREFGTLVGAGLTVDKALRLVERQAGPALKPVLSDLLERVVAGASLSRAMAAHPQAFPRDMVDIVRAGEATGTLVDVVGSLTASIERRDAVKRHLISAMIYPALLVAMAIGTVAMIVGVLVPALAPLFEGSGQAPPFAIRAAAWLGETLSTTWPFLLGGLALLILGLARAWRMPGFAASRAQLALRLPLVREIVVGIECGRFCRVLGTLLTAEVPIPDAVAATRPLAGNRVFRHALDEAGRRLAEGGSLASGLSSLKPYAASTLNLIASGEQVNRLGSVLIHAAEMHETETRQRIDRLLALLTPLVTVAIGGLIGGLIISVMGAILSVGQLTQ, from the coding sequence ATGCCGCGCTTTGCCTACAAGGCCTATGCCGCGGACGGGCGCTCCCGTGCCGGCCGGATCGAGGCCGAAACCCGCCAGCGCGCTGTGGCCCTGCTCCGCGCCGACGGGCTCCAGGTCTACGAGATCGCCCAGGCGGCGGCCGGCCCGGCGCCGTTCTGGCGCCGCGACCTCTTCGGGCGCGACCGCGTCAACGACGCCGCCCGCGTCGCGTTCCTGCGCGAGTTCGGCACCCTGGTCGGCGCCGGGCTCACGGTCGACAAGGCCTTGCGCCTCGTCGAGCGCCAGGCCGGGCCGGCGTTGAAGCCCGTCCTCTCCGACCTCCTGGAACGGGTCGTGGCCGGCGCCTCCCTGTCGCGGGCGATGGCGGCCCATCCGCAGGCCTTCCCGCGCGACATGGTCGACATCGTGCGTGCCGGCGAGGCCACCGGTACCCTCGTCGACGTGGTCGGCTCGCTCACCGCGTCGATCGAGCGCCGCGACGCGGTCAAGCGCCACCTGATCTCGGCGATGATCTACCCGGCGCTCCTCGTCGCGATGGCGATCGGCACCGTGGCGATGATCGTCGGCGTGCTGGTGCCGGCCTTGGCCCCGCTCTTCGAGGGCAGCGGCCAGGCGCCGCCCTTCGCGATCCGCGCCGCCGCCTGGCTCGGCGAGACGCTCTCGACGACCTGGCCGTTCCTCCTCGGCGGCCTCGCGCTCCTGATCCTGGGGCTTGCCCGGGCGTGGCGGATGCCCGGCTTCGCGGCGTCCCGCGCGCAACTGGCGCTCCGCCTGCCGCTGGTGCGCGAGATCGTGGTCGGCATCGAGTGCGGCCGGTTCTGCCGGGTGCTCGGCACCCTGCTGACTGCCGAGGTGCCGATCCCCGATGCGGTGGCGGCGACGCGGCCGCTCGCCGGCAACCGGGTCTTCCGCCATGCCCTCGACGAGGCCGGACGGCGGCTGGCGGAAGGCGGCAGCCTCGCTTCCGGTCTGTCCTCGCTCAAGCCCTATGCCGCCTCGACCCTGAATCTCATCGCGAGCGGCGAGCAGGTGAACCGCCTCGGCAGCGTGCTGATCCACGCCGCCGAGATGCACGAGACCGAGACCCGCCAGCGCATCGACCGGCTGCTCGCCCTGCTCACCCCCCTGGTGACCGTGGCGATCGGCGGGCTGATCGGCGGGCTGATCATCTCGGTGATGGGGGCGATCCTGAGCGTGGGGCAATTGACGCAGTAG
- the galU gene encoding UTP--glucose-1-phosphate uridylyltransferase GalU produces the protein MKRIRKAVLPVAGLGTRFLPATKAVPKEMLTVVDRPVVQHVVDEAREAGIEHFIFVTGRGKAVIEDHFDMSYELDRTLQERGKTEAYEALKKDLPAAGQTSFTRQQEPLGLGHAVWCAREIVGDEPFAVILPDMLSRGSMVQMLKAYEQHGGNIIAVEEVAPDQTHQYGIVSVGQEYGDTFEITGMVEKPAKGTAPSNYIISGRYILQPEIFSILERGERGAGGEIQLTDGMKRLSETQKFYGMHYRGKTYDTGSKLGFLVANLAYGLERPELRDALKQEIEALLAKG, from the coding sequence ATGAAACGCATTCGCAAAGCCGTCCTCCCGGTCGCCGGTCTCGGCACCCGTTTCCTGCCGGCGACCAAGGCGGTGCCCAAGGAGATGCTGACGGTCGTCGATCGTCCGGTGGTCCAGCACGTGGTCGACGAGGCCCGGGAGGCGGGAATCGAGCATTTCATCTTCGTCACCGGCCGCGGCAAGGCGGTGATCGAGGACCATTTCGATATGTCCTACGAGCTCGACCGCACGCTGCAGGAGCGCGGCAAGACGGAGGCCTACGAGGCTCTGAAGAAGGACCTGCCCGCCGCCGGCCAGACCAGCTTCACCCGCCAGCAGGAACCGCTCGGCCTCGGCCACGCGGTGTGGTGCGCCCGCGAGATCGTCGGCGACGAGCCCTTCGCGGTGATCCTGCCCGACATGCTCAGCCGCGGCAGCATGGTGCAGATGCTCAAGGCCTACGAGCAGCACGGCGGCAACATCATCGCCGTCGAGGAGGTCGCCCCCGACCAGACCCACCAGTACGGCATCGTCAGCGTCGGCCAGGAATACGGCGACACCTTCGAGATCACCGGCATGGTGGAGAAGCCGGCGAAGGGCACCGCGCCGTCGAACTACATCATCTCGGGCCGCTACATCCTCCAGCCGGAGATCTTCTCGATCCTCGAGCGCGGCGAGCGCGGGGCGGGCGGCGAGATCCAGCTCACCGACGGCATGAAGCGCCTGTCGGAGACGCAGAAGTTCTACGGCATGCACTATCGCGGCAAGACCTACGACACCGGCTCGAAGCTCGGCTTCCTGGTCGCCAACCTCGCCTACGGCCTGGAGCGGCCGGAGCTGCGCGACGCGCTCAAGCAGGAGATCGAGGCGCTGCTGGCGAAGGGCTGA
- the galE gene encoding UDP-glucose 4-epimerase GalE, with translation MAVLVTGGAGYIGSHMVLALIDAGHEEVVVLDDLSTGFDWALPPEVTLVRGDVADQTLVAETIRRHKIDALAHFAAKIVVPDSVSDPLGYYLANTVKSRALIEAAIGAGVRHVIFSSTAAVYGEPSVVPVPEDLTPNPINPYGRSKLMTEWMLEDAARAHGISTVVLRYFNVAGADPRGRSGQSTPNATHLIKVATQAALGKRGQLEVFGTDYPTPDGSCLRDYIQVSDLAQAHLVALNHLRGGGTSLTLNCGYGRGYSVLEVIDVVKSVSGVDFPVKLSPRRAGDPSRIVAGADRIRAELGWVPQHDDLREIVTQALAWEEALGRRNRV, from the coding sequence ATGGCGGTACTTGTCACGGGTGGCGCGGGCTATATCGGCAGCCACATGGTGCTCGCCCTGATCGACGCCGGACACGAGGAAGTCGTGGTCCTCGACGATCTCTCCACCGGCTTCGATTGGGCGCTGCCGCCGGAAGTCACGCTGGTGCGCGGCGACGTCGCCGACCAGACCTTGGTGGCCGAGACCATCCGCCGGCACAAGATCGACGCGCTCGCGCACTTCGCCGCCAAGATCGTGGTGCCGGATTCGGTCTCCGATCCCCTCGGTTACTACCTCGCCAACACGGTCAAGTCGCGCGCGCTGATCGAGGCGGCGATCGGCGCGGGCGTGCGCCACGTGATCTTCTCCTCGACCGCCGCGGTCTACGGCGAGCCGTCGGTCGTGCCGGTGCCCGAGGACCTGACGCCGAACCCGATCAACCCCTATGGCCGCTCGAAGCTGATGACCGAGTGGATGCTGGAGGACGCCGCCCGCGCCCACGGCATCAGCACCGTGGTGTTGCGCTACTTCAACGTGGCGGGCGCCGATCCGCGCGGGCGTTCGGGCCAGTCGACCCCCAACGCCACCCATCTCATCAAGGTCGCCACGCAAGCCGCCCTCGGCAAGCGCGGCCAGCTGGAAGTGTTCGGCACCGACTATCCGACCCCGGACGGCTCGTGCCTGCGCGACTACATCCAGGTCTCCGACCTGGCGCAAGCCCACCTCGTCGCGCTCAACCACCTGCGCGGAGGGGGGACAAGCCTGACGCTCAATTGCGGCTACGGCCGCGGCTATTCGGTGCTGGAGGTGATCGACGTGGTGAAGTCGGTCTCCGGCGTCGATTTCCCGGTCAAGCTGTCGCCGCGCCGGGCCGGCGACCCGTCGCGGATCGTCGCCGGAGCCGACCGGATCCGGGCCGAACTCGGCTGGGTGCCGCAGCACGACGACCTGCGCGAGATCGTCACCCAGGCGCTGGCCTGGGAAGAGGCTCTGGGCCGGCGCAACCGGGTCTGA
- a CDS encoding lytic murein transglycosylase, which produces MPQTRFVLRSVLALGAVLVLAAPVGAGDFRAFVEELWPAAQSRKVSRATFDAAFRGVTPDPAVLARLRRQGEFGRPVWEYLTGAVSPGRIARGRAEAARRAETLAAIEAQYGVPGPVLLAFWGIESDFGASAGTMPVIRALATLAEARHRGELFRDELLAALEILEHHDVTPERMRGSWAGAMGQTQFLPSAYLKAAVDFDGDGRRDIWDSAPDALASIAHFLNQAGWRRDLPWGVAVTLPAGFDLARYRGPLADFAGRGVRTLDGAPLPDQGEASLFLPGGVGGPAFLITANFEAIRAYNTSDSYALAVGHFSDRIAGGPPLAAPWPTGPRLDQAGLTALQRGLSARALYDGPFDGRAGPKLREAVRRYQIAAGLPADGYATPALLEHVKAR; this is translated from the coding sequence ATGCCCCAGACCCGGTTCGTCCTGCGCAGCGTTCTGGCCCTCGGCGCCGTCCTGGTCCTCGCCGCGCCCGTCGGCGCGGGCGATTTCCGGGCCTTCGTCGAGGAATTATGGCCGGCGGCCCAATCGCGAAAGGTGTCGCGGGCGACCTTCGACGCCGCGTTCCGGGGCGTCACCCCGGACCCGGCGGTGCTGGCGCGCCTGCGCCGCCAGGGCGAGTTCGGCCGCCCGGTCTGGGAGTACCTGACCGGCGCCGTCTCGCCCGGCCGCATCGCCCGCGGACGGGCGGAAGCCGCGCGCCGCGCCGAGACCCTGGCGGCGATCGAGGCGCAGTATGGCGTGCCCGGCCCGGTCCTGCTCGCCTTCTGGGGCATCGAATCGGATTTCGGCGCCAGCGCCGGCACGATGCCGGTGATCCGGGCGCTCGCCACCCTGGCCGAGGCGCGCCATCGCGGCGAGCTTTTTCGCGATGAACTCCTGGCCGCTCTGGAGATCCTCGAGCACCACGACGTGACGCCGGAGCGGATGCGCGGCTCCTGGGCCGGCGCGATGGGCCAGACGCAGTTCCTGCCCTCGGCCTACCTGAAGGCGGCGGTCGATTTCGACGGCGACGGGCGGCGCGACATCTGGGATTCGGCGCCGGACGCGCTCGCCTCGATCGCGCATTTCCTCAACCAGGCCGGCTGGCGCCGCGACCTGCCCTGGGGCGTCGCCGTGACCCTGCCGGCAGGGTTCGACCTCGCGCGCTACCGCGGACCGCTCGCAGACTTCGCCGGCCGCGGCGTGCGGACCCTCGACGGCGCGCCCCTGCCCGATCAGGGCGAGGCGAGCCTGTTCCTGCCTGGCGGCGTCGGCGGGCCGGCCTTCCTGATCACCGCCAATTTCGAGGCGATCCGCGCCTACAACACCTCGGATTCCTACGCGCTCGCGGTCGGCCACTTCTCCGACCGGATCGCCGGCGGACCGCCGCTCGCCGCGCCCTGGCCGACCGGGCCGCGCCTCGACCAGGCCGGGCTCACCGCGCTCCAGCGCGGGCTCTCCGCCCGCGCGCTCTACGACGGCCCGTTCGACGGAAGGGCCGGCCCCAAGCTCCGCGAGGCGGTGCGGCGCTACCAGATCGCCGCCGGGCTGCCGGCGGACGGCTACGCCACCCCTGCCCTGCTGGAGCACGTGAAGGCGCGCTGA
- a CDS encoding aldolase: MAHALGAPAGERIPDGLNQPDLAGPEVRRAKEDLAACFRMAARHGLEEGICNHFSAMVPGYDDLFLVNPYGYAFAELTASKLLVCDFHGNVVSGEGQPEATAFYIHARLHQRIPRARVAFHTHMPYATALSMTEGDPLIFAGQTSLKFYGRTAFDRNYNGLALDSAEGDRIADSVGEADIVFMKNHGVMVLAPTIAEAWDDLYYLERAAEVQVLALSTGRSVLPVASAIAEAASRQMREGDPESARLHLASIRRRLDREEPDYAE, from the coding sequence ATGGCTCACGCATTGGGCGCGCCGGCCGGCGAGCGGATTCCGGACGGCCTCAACCAGCCCGACCTCGCCGGGCCCGAGGTGCGCCGCGCCAAGGAGGATCTGGCGGCCTGCTTCCGCATGGCGGCGCGCCACGGCCTCGAAGAGGGCATCTGCAACCACTTCTCGGCGATGGTGCCGGGCTACGACGACCTCTTCCTCGTCAACCCCTACGGCTACGCCTTCGCGGAACTGACCGCCTCGAAGCTCCTGGTCTGCGACTTCCACGGCAACGTCGTCTCCGGCGAGGGCCAGCCGGAGGCCACCGCCTTCTACATCCATGCCCGCCTGCACCAGCGCATCCCGCGGGCGCGGGTGGCGTTCCACACCCACATGCCTTACGCCACCGCCCTCTCGATGACCGAGGGCGATCCGCTGATCTTCGCCGGGCAGACCTCGCTCAAGTTCTACGGCCGCACCGCCTTCGACCGGAACTACAACGGGCTCGCCCTCGATTCCGCCGAGGGCGACCGCATCGCCGACAGCGTCGGCGAGGCCGACATCGTGTTCATGAAGAACCACGGCGTGATGGTGCTCGCCCCCACCATCGCGGAGGCCTGGGACGACCTCTACTACCTGGAGCGTGCCGCGGAGGTGCAGGTGCTCGCCCTCTCGACCGGCCGCTCGGTCCTGCCGGTCGCGTCCGCCATCGCCGAGGCGGCCTCCCGCCAGATGCGCGAGGGCGATCCGGAATCGGCCCGCCTCCACCTCGCCTCGATCCGCCGGCGGCTCGACCGGGAGGAGCCGGATTACGCGGAGTGA
- a CDS encoding DUF4267 domain-containing protein has protein sequence MKAPARAFGHAGGMDRRHLATGDGRLSPSDLRLWIVLAMALVFLALGGVLLATPALGALIYGVPEPEGIGRTYLRAIGARDAALALHLAGLSLLSTRRAVMIVLAGSLAIPACDLALILSAGTAAWWQVALHGMSAGVLAVIALWMLAPAPRQDHSA, from the coding sequence GTGAAGGCACCGGCCCGCGCCTTCGGGCATGCCGGCGGCATGGACCGACGACACCTCGCGACCGGAGACGGCCGCCTCTCCCCCTCCGACCTGCGCCTCTGGATCGTGCTGGCCATGGCGCTGGTCTTTCTGGCGCTGGGCGGCGTCTTACTGGCGACGCCCGCGCTCGGCGCGCTGATCTACGGCGTGCCGGAGCCCGAAGGGATCGGCCGGACTTATCTCAGGGCGATCGGCGCGCGGGACGCAGCCCTGGCGCTCCATCTCGCCGGCCTCAGCCTGCTCTCGACCCGGCGCGCCGTGATGATCGTGCTGGCGGGAAGCCTCGCGATCCCGGCCTGCGACCTCGCCCTCATCCTGTCCGCCGGCACGGCGGCCTGGTGGCAGGTGGCCCTGCACGGGATGAGCGCCGGGGTGCTGGCGGTCATCGCCCTGTGGATGCTGGCCCCGGCGCCCCGCCAGGATCACTCCGCGTAA
- a CDS encoding zinc-binding alcohol dehydrogenase family protein, with the protein MKVLLCDEPGRLRLTERPEPVPAEGEALVRIRRVGICGTDFHIYQGKHPFLQYPRVMGHELSGTIEQAPAGSGLTAGQNCYIVPYLSCGHCVACRKGVTNACQNISVLGVHCDGGMAELISVPAQNVVPVGDTPLDDAAMIEFLAIGAHGVKRGGIAAGDRVLVVGSGPIGMSAVIFAKARGAHVTVMDLREDRLAFTQASLGADALLLANDEAEAKAGAATSGDFYDCVIDCTGNRAAMQRGFGFVGHGGRYVLVSVVRDDIVFSDPEFHKRETTLFASRNAQPDDFAEVVRQMQAGRVPTQALRTHRGALADGPELFRDWLRPEAGVIKAILEL; encoded by the coding sequence ATGAAGGTGCTCCTCTGCGACGAGCCGGGCCGGCTGCGGCTGACCGAGCGGCCGGAGCCGGTCCCGGCCGAGGGCGAGGCGCTGGTGCGCATCCGCCGGGTCGGCATCTGCGGCACGGATTTCCACATCTACCAGGGCAAGCACCCGTTCCTGCAATATCCGCGGGTGATGGGCCACGAGCTCTCCGGAACGATCGAGCAGGCGCCGGCCGGCAGCGGCCTCACGGCAGGCCAGAACTGCTACATCGTGCCGTATCTCTCCTGCGGACACTGCGTCGCCTGCCGCAAAGGCGTCACCAATGCCTGCCAGAACATCAGCGTGCTCGGCGTCCATTGCGACGGCGGCATGGCCGAGTTGATCAGCGTGCCGGCGCAGAACGTGGTGCCGGTGGGTGATACCCCGCTCGACGATGCCGCGATGATCGAGTTCCTGGCGATCGGCGCCCACGGGGTGAAGCGCGGCGGCATCGCGGCCGGGGATCGGGTGCTGGTGGTCGGGTCCGGGCCGATCGGCATGTCGGCGGTGATCTTCGCCAAGGCGCGCGGCGCCCACGTCACCGTCATGGACCTGCGCGAGGACCGGCTGGCCTTCACGCAAGCTTCGCTCGGCGCCGACGCGCTGCTTCTCGCCAACGACGAGGCCGAGGCGAAGGCGGGCGCCGCCACGTCCGGCGACTTCTACGATTGCGTGATCGACTGCACCGGCAACCGCGCCGCGATGCAGCGCGGCTTCGGCTTCGTCGGCCATGGCGGGCGCTACGTGCTGGTGAGCGTGGTGCGCGACGACATCGTGTTCTCGGACCCCGAGTTCCACAAGCGCGAGACCACCCTGTTCGCCAGCCGCAACGCCCAACCGGACGATTTCGCCGAGGTGGTGCGCCAGATGCAGGCCGGCCGGGTGCCGACCCAGGCGCTCCGCACCCATCGCGGCGCGCTGGCCGACGGGCCGGAGCTCTTTCGCGACTGGCTGCGGCCGGAGGCGGGGGTGATCAAGGCGATTCTGGAACTCTGA
- a CDS encoding transporter substrate-binding domain-containing protein, whose protein sequence is MKRRTFLAGGLAAASTLAMPALADTLDTIRSRKKLLVALDLGSPPFGMTDAAMQPTGSDVETARLLAADWELPLEIVQVTSPNRVPFLLTGKADMVIASFSVNEERQKVIDFSDPYGVIQAVIAGPKDREVKDYAAVVGKRLGTTRGSTNDKEATNRAQGAQMVRYDDDATLITAMVSGQVDMVATSPQVMNTANARKPPAPFETKIVMRTFPYAIGIRKGEGKLQTALNEWVHKNLRNGKLNTIYKTYHGSDLPPEMLA, encoded by the coding sequence ATGAAGCGCAGGACCTTCCTGGCCGGCGGCCTCGCGGCCGCGTCCACCCTGGCGATGCCGGCGCTCGCCGACACGCTCGACACGATCAGGAGCCGCAAGAAGCTGCTCGTCGCCCTCGATCTCGGCTCGCCGCCCTTCGGCATGACCGATGCCGCGATGCAGCCGACCGGCTCCGACGTCGAGACCGCCCGGCTGCTCGCCGCCGACTGGGAGTTGCCGCTGGAGATCGTGCAGGTCACGAGCCCGAACCGGGTGCCGTTCCTGCTCACCGGCAAGGCCGACATGGTCATCGCCTCGTTCAGCGTGAACGAGGAGCGCCAGAAGGTGATCGACTTCTCGGACCCCTACGGGGTGATCCAGGCGGTGATCGCCGGCCCGAAGGACCGCGAGGTCAAGGATTACGCGGCCGTCGTCGGCAAGCGCCTCGGCACCACCCGCGGCAGCACCAACGACAAGGAGGCGACCAATCGCGCCCAGGGCGCCCAGATGGTGCGCTACGACGACGACGCCACGCTCATCACCGCGATGGTCTCGGGCCAGGTCGACATGGTGGCGACCTCGCCGCAGGTCATGAACACCGCCAATGCCCGCAAGCCCCCGGCGCCGTTCGAGACCAAGATCGTGATGCGGACGTTCCCCTACGCGATCGGCATCCGCAAGGGCGAGGGCAAGCTCCAGACGGCGCTGAACGAGTGGGTGCACAAGAACCTGCGCAACGGCAAGCTCAACACGATCTACAAGACGTACCACGGCAGCGACCTGCCGCCCGAGATGCTGGCGTAG
- a CDS encoding amino acid ABC transporter ATP-binding protein, with protein MSAVVKLANVHKSFGPLKVLDGVSFEVGRGEVVALIGQSGSGKSTALRCINALETIEEGAIEVCGHAIHSPNLDKRALRLSVGIVFQSYNLFPHLTALQNIMLAPTCVKGLKRAEARDLAMACLTRVGLAEKAEHYPEQLSGGQQQRVAIARSLAMQPQVMLFDEVTSALDPQLTSEVLKVMEDLARGGMTMILVTHEMGFARRVAGTVIYMRQGRVWETLAGRDLDNPRTPELRDFVGSGL; from the coding sequence ATGTCGGCCGTCGTTAAGCTTGCCAACGTCCACAAGAGCTTCGGCCCGCTGAAAGTCTTGGACGGCGTCTCGTTCGAGGTCGGCCGCGGCGAGGTGGTGGCGCTGATCGGCCAGTCCGGTTCCGGCAAGTCGACGGCGCTCCGCTGCATCAACGCGCTCGAGACGATCGAGGAGGGGGCGATCGAGGTTTGCGGTCACGCGATCCATTCGCCCAACCTCGACAAGCGGGCGCTGCGGCTCTCGGTCGGCATCGTCTTCCAGAGCTACAACCTCTTCCCGCACCTGACGGCCCTTCAGAACATCATGCTGGCGCCGACCTGCGTGAAGGGCCTCAAGCGGGCCGAGGCCCGCGACCTGGCGATGGCGTGCCTGACCCGGGTCGGCTTGGCCGAGAAGGCCGAGCACTATCCCGAGCAATTGTCGGGCGGGCAGCAGCAGCGGGTCGCCATCGCCCGGTCGCTCGCCATGCAGCCGCAGGTGATGCTGTTCGACGAGGTCACCTCCGCCCTCGACCCGCAGCTGACCTCGGAGGTGCTGAAGGTCATGGAGGATCTCGCCCGCGGCGGCATGACCATGATCCTGGTCACCCACGAGATGGGCTTTGCCCGGCGCGTCGCCGGCACCGTCATCTACATGCGCCAGGGCCGGGTCTGGGAGACCCTGGCCGGCCGCGACCTCGACAACCCACGCACGCCCGAATTGCGCGACTTCGTCGGCAGCGGGCTGTGA
- a CDS encoding amino acid ABC transporter permease, with protein sequence MPTFGPQHLWFLLQAAGWTLALSAIAFLGGGLLGFGVALARISRNRVLRGLATAYVQVVQGTPLLILLFMIYFGLAIAGFDQLPALIAAGAGLTIYASGFLGEIWRGCIEAVPKTQWEAAECLALSRWQRLTRVVLPQAMRLATAPTVGFLVQIVKNTSLASVVGFVELSQAGKLINNSIFQPFIIFVTVALFYFAICYPLSAWSRGLERRLNVGRR encoded by the coding sequence ATGCCCACTTTCGGACCCCAGCACCTCTGGTTCCTGCTCCAGGCCGCCGGCTGGACGCTGGCGCTCTCCGCCATCGCCTTCCTCGGCGGCGGCCTCCTCGGATTCGGCGTGGCACTCGCGCGCATCTCCCGCAACCGCGTCCTGCGCGGCCTGGCCACGGCCTACGTGCAGGTGGTGCAGGGCACGCCGCTCCTGATCCTGCTGTTCATGATCTATTTCGGCCTTGCCATCGCGGGCTTCGACCAGCTGCCGGCGCTGATCGCGGCGGGCGCCGGGCTCACCATCTACGCCTCGGGCTTCCTCGGCGAGATCTGGCGCGGCTGCATCGAGGCGGTGCCGAAGACCCAGTGGGAGGCCGCCGAGTGCCTGGCCCTGTCGCGCTGGCAGCGCCTGACCCGGGTGGTGCTGCCGCAGGCGATGCGGCTCGCCACCGCTCCGACGGTGGGCTTCTTGGTCCAGATCGTCAAGAACACCTCGCTCGCCTCGGTCGTCGGCTTCGTGGAATTGTCGCAGGCCGGCAAGCTCATCAACAACTCGATCTTCCAGCCCTTCATCATCTTCGTGACCGTGGCGCTGTTCTACTTCGCCATCTGCTATCCGCTGTCGGCCTGGAGCCGCGGGCTGGAGAGGAGGCTCAATGTCGGCCGTCGTTAA
- a CDS encoding amino acid ABC transporter permease — MTYQFDFASLLPYWRDFAAGVWLTLQLSGVATVLGFIGGALCAIARADGPPWLQRVVGAYVEVIRNTPLLVQIFLVYFGIAVLGLRVDATIAAVLALVVNVVAYTCEIMRAGIESIHKAQVEAGECLGLNRRQIYWHVVLRPAIERVYPALVSQYVLLMLASSICSQISAEELTAVANRIQSDTFRSFETYIVVGLVYLALSFVVRGAFWGFGQLVFTRRRKLGTAL, encoded by the coding sequence ATGACCTACCAGTTCGACTTCGCGTCCCTGCTGCCGTACTGGCGCGACTTCGCCGCCGGCGTCTGGCTGACGCTCCAGCTGTCGGGCGTGGCGACGGTTCTGGGTTTCATCGGCGGCGCGCTCTGCGCCATCGCCCGGGCCGACGGGCCGCCCTGGCTCCAGCGGGTCGTCGGCGCCTATGTCGAGGTGATCCGCAACACGCCGCTGCTCGTCCAGATCTTCCTGGTCTATTTCGGCATCGCGGTGCTGGGCCTGCGGGTCGACGCCACCATCGCGGCGGTGCTGGCTCTCGTCGTCAACGTGGTGGCCTATACCTGCGAGATCATGCGCGCCGGGATCGAGAGCATTCATAAGGCGCAGGTCGAGGCCGGCGAGTGCCTGGGGCTCAACCGCCGCCAGATCTACTGGCACGTGGTCTTACGCCCGGCGATCGAGCGGGTCTACCCGGCCCTCGTCAGCCAGTACGTGCTGCTGATGCTCGCATCCTCGATCTGCTCGCAGATCTCGGCCGAGGAGCTGACGGCGGTGGCCAACCGCATCCAGTCCGACACCTTCCGCAGCTTCGAGACCTACATCGTCGTCGGCCTCGTCTACCTCGCCCTGTCCTTCGTGGTGCGCGGAGCCTTCTGGGGCTTCGGGCAACTCGTCTTCACCCGCCGGCGCAAGCTCGGCACGGCGCTCTAG